The following is a genomic window from Amycolatopsis cihanbeyliensis.
CGAGCAGGACCTGGTCTCCTTCACCGGCTCCGCGGACACCGCGCAACGGCTGCGCACGCACCCGGCCGTCGTGCGAGGCGCGGTCCGGTTCAACGCCGAGGCCGACTCGCTCAACCTGTCCGTGCTCGGCCCGGACGCGAAGCCCGGCACCACCGAGTTCGACCTGTTCGTCAAGCAGCTCGTCACCGAGATGACGGTGAAGGCGGGGCAGAAGTGCACCGCCATCCGCCGCGCTTTCGTACCGGCCGAGCTGGCCGATGACGTGGCCGCGGCGGCCGCCGAGCGGCTGGCCAGGGTGACCGTGGGCAACCCGGCTTCCGAGGGCGTGCGGATGGGCGCACTGGCCAGCCTCGAGCAGCGCGAGGAGGTCCGCCGCTCGCTGAAGGCGTTGCTGGACGCGGGCAGCGTGGTCTCCGGTGACCCGGAGCGGGTGGACGTGGTGGACGCCGACGCCGAGCGCGGCGCGTTCGTCTCCCCGGTCCTGCTGCGTGCCGCTGACCCCGAGCGGGCCGAACCGCACGAGGTGGAGGCCTTCGGCCCGGTGTCCACCCTGCTGCCCTACACCTCCACCGAGCAGGTCATCGAGCTCGCCGCCCGCGGCAAGGGCAGCCTGGTCGGCTCCGTGGTGACCGGGGACGCCGAGTTCGCACGGGAACTGGTGCTCGGCGTCGCGCCATGGCACGGCAGGCTGCTCGTGCTGGACGCCGAGGATGCCAAGGAGTCCACAGGGCACGGCTCGCCACTGCCCGCGCTGGTGCACGGCGGGCCGGGGCGTGCGGGCGGTGGCGAGGAGCTGGCCGGCATCCGTGGCGTGCTGCACCACATGCAGCGCACCGCGGTGCAGGCGAGCCCGACAGTGCTGGGCGCGGTCACGAATCGCTGGGTGCCCGGCGCGCCGCGGCAGGAGGGCGAGCACCCGTTCCGCAAGTCGCTTGCCGAGCTGAAGGTCGGGGACACCGTGGTCGCCGGGCCGCGCACGGTGACCCAGGAAGACGTCGACCACTTCGCCGAGTTCACCGGGGACACCTTCTACGCGCATACCGACGAGGCCGCGGCGCGGGAGAACCCGCTGTTCGGCGGCATCGTGGCGCACGGCTACCTGGTGGTGTCCTTCGCCGCCGGGCTGTTCGTCTCCCCGGAACCCGGCCCGGTACTGGCCAACTACGGGTTGGAGAACCTGCGCTTCCTCACCCCGGTCAAGCCGGGCGACTCGCTGACCGTGACGCTGACCGCCAAGCAGATCACCCCGCGGGTCGATGCCGACTACGGCGAGGTGCGCTGGGACGCGGACGTGACGAACGGCGAGGGCGAGTCGGTCGCCAAGTACGACGTGCTCACCCTGGTCGCCAAGGAGCAACGCCAGTGACTGAACCGAACGACCTGGAACGCCACTTCGAGCACACGCTCGAGAAGGACCAGCGCCTGGAACCCCGGGACTGGCTGCCGGACGGTTACCGCAAGACGATGATCCGGCAGATCGCGCAGCACGCGCACTCGGAGATCATCGGCATGCAGCCGGAGGGCAACTGGATCACTCGCGCGCCTTCCTTGCGCCGCAAGGCGATCCTGCTGGCCAAGGTGCAGGACGAGGCGGGGCACGGGCTGTACCTGTACTCCGCGGCGGAAACGCTCGGGGCTGACCGCACCGACCTCACCGAGCGGCTGATCAGCGGGCGGCAGAAGTACTCC
Proteins encoded in this region:
- the paaZ gene encoding phenylacetic acid degradation bifunctional protein PaaZ, with translation MALLRSYVSGRWHTPQDAGRPLHDAATGEEVARISATGVDMAAALDHGRRTGGPALRELTFHQRAALLKALASELREHREELYQLSLRTGATLGDSKFDIDGGIGVLFAYGSKGRRELPNDTVYVDGAVEPLGKGGTFLGQHIATPLRGVAVQINAFNFPVWGPLEKFAPAFLAGVPSLVKPASQTAYLTERLVRLIVDSGLLPEGTLQLVCGSAGDLLDHVTEQDLVSFTGSADTAQRLRTHPAVVRGAVRFNAEADSLNLSVLGPDAKPGTTEFDLFVKQLVTEMTVKAGQKCTAIRRAFVPAELADDVAAAAAERLARVTVGNPASEGVRMGALASLEQREEVRRSLKALLDAGSVVSGDPERVDVVDADAERGAFVSPVLLRAADPERAEPHEVEAFGPVSTLLPYTSTEQVIELAARGKGSLVGSVVTGDAEFARELVLGVAPWHGRLLVLDAEDAKESTGHGSPLPALVHGGPGRAGGGEELAGIRGVLHHMQRTAVQASPTVLGAVTNRWVPGAPRQEGEHPFRKSLAELKVGDTVVAGPRTVTQEDVDHFAEFTGDTFYAHTDEAAARENPLFGGIVAHGYLVVSFAAGLFVSPEPGPVLANYGLENLRFLTPVKPGDSLTVTLTAKQITPRVDADYGEVRWDADVTNGEGESVAKYDVLTLVAKEQRQ